GCAATCGATCTTTACTTCTGAATTCCCATAAAAATTTAGTTTCTGTCTGGTTTTTTAGGATAAAAATCTTCTAATGTTCCCTATATAGTAAGGGAGTAAATCCTGTTCTTTTTTTAAAGTAGGTTCCAAAAAAAGACGGATTGGCAAAATTTAACTCATCGGCAATCTGTGATACAGTTAAATTAGAACTTTTTAAAAGCGCCTTAGCAGCCATGATTACCATTTCGTCGATCAATTCCAGTACTGATTTTCCATTTACTTCCATTATTATTTTAGAAAAATATTTAGGTGTTAAGTGCAGTTTTTCAGCATAAAACTGAACACTTCTTTGAGTTTTATAATGTTCATAAAGCAGCCTTGCGAACTTCATCTGAATTTCTTCTTTACGGTTTTTATATTCTAAAACAGTATTGCTGTTTTTCGAAGAGTACAGCTGTAATATTTGATGCAGCAGTGCAGACAAAAAACTTCTAATAATAGGTTCCCGGTACAAAACTTGTTTTTGATACTGATTAACAATCAGTTGGTGAACTAAAAGAAATTCTTTAAACTGTTTGGGCGCTAATTGCCAGCACGTTTTTTCTTCTATTATTTTTACAATATTTCCCACTGGTATGGGAAGTTTAATAGTTGAAATAAAGTCGAATGTGAATAAGAGGAACTCTATCCTAAGGTTTTTGCTTTGTTCATTTATCTGTATAATGCTCTGAGGCATTATCAGAAGCAGTGTATTTTCAGCTACATCATATTCAATTAGGTTTATACCAATTTTACCGCTCCCTTTTTTACAAAAAACCAAAGCTATCCCTTCCACTATGTGAGGATGATTGAAATCAATGGCATGTTCTTGGACCTTGGTAGAATTTCTTGAAATAATGAACCCTTCGGTTTGGGTCAGCACATCTACATGAAGCTGTTTTGCAAAATGGTCAATTGAGATTTTACTATAGGGTTCTCTATTCATGACGTATTGATCTTTTTATGGGTAAAGATAGTAAAAAGCGACATTTTGAACAGTATTGAAGAAAATTTGATTTCTGGTAAAGTCTGCTAATCTAAGATCTTTGCGACATACTTAAACCTAATTAAAGAGAAAATGAACAAGTTGAAATTTATACCATTCCCGCTTTTAGGAGTATCAGTAATGCTCTTGATGCTATTTTCCTGTACTTCTAAAGAAAGCCAGAAACTCTCGGATGCTGTTCCTGTGAGGATTCAGAGCATCAGTTCAGATACTGATTCATATCCCCAGGAATATATTGGAACTGTTGAAAGTGATAAGACAGTAGATGTCAGTTTTATTCTGCCGGGA
The Flavobacterium flavigenum genome window above contains:
- a CDS encoding helix-turn-helix domain-containing protein, encoding MNREPYSKISIDHFAKQLHVDVLTQTEGFIISRNSTKVQEHAIDFNHPHIVEGIALVFCKKGSGKIGINLIEYDVAENTLLLIMPQSIIQINEQSKNLRIEFLLFTFDFISTIKLPIPVGNIVKIIEEKTCWQLAPKQFKEFLLVHQLIVNQYQKQVLYREPIIRSFLSALLHQILQLYSSKNSNTVLEYKNRKEEIQMKFARLLYEHYKTQRSVQFYAEKLHLTPKYFSKIIMEVNGKSVLELIDEMVIMAAKALLKSSNLTVSQIADELNFANPSFFGTYFKKRTGFTPLLYREH